A portion of the Pseudomonas synxantha BG33R genome contains these proteins:
- the dsbG gene encoding thiol:disulfide interchange protein DsbG, with the protein MPRLRHLLTLLPLTLAASLAQAEDWPAPIKQIEAKGARIIGKFDAPSGLTGYATQYQNRGMALYLTADGKNVIAGNLYDAQGNDLSTAPLEKLVYAPMAKEVWAKMEKSSWIQDGDKNAPRTVYLFSDPNCPYCNMFWEQARPWVKAGKVQLRHIMVGIIREDSPGKSAALLAAKDPQKALQEHEAAGKGSKLKALEKIPAEVEAKLDANMKLMDELELSATPAIFYLDDKGGLQQQQGAPSPEKLVKILGPK; encoded by the coding sequence ATGCCTCGCCTCCGCCACCTGCTGACCCTGCTGCCCTTGACGCTCGCCGCCTCCCTGGCCCAGGCCGAAGACTGGCCGGCGCCGATCAAACAGATCGAAGCCAAGGGCGCCAGGATCATCGGTAAATTCGATGCCCCCAGCGGCCTCACCGGCTACGCCACCCAGTACCAGAACCGTGGCATGGCCCTGTACCTGACCGCCGACGGCAAAAACGTGATCGCCGGCAACCTGTACGACGCCCAGGGCAATGACCTGAGCACCGCGCCTCTGGAAAAACTGGTGTACGCACCCATGGCCAAGGAAGTCTGGGCCAAGATGGAAAAAAGCAGCTGGATCCAGGACGGCGACAAAAACGCCCCGCGCACCGTCTACCTGTTCAGCGACCCCAACTGCCCCTACTGCAACATGTTCTGGGAACAGGCGCGCCCGTGGGTCAAGGCCGGCAAGGTGCAGCTGCGCCACATCATGGTCGGCATCATCCGCGAAGACAGCCCAGGCAAATCCGCCGCCCTGCTCGCCGCCAAAGACCCGCAAAAAGCCCTGCAAGAACACGAAGCCGCCGGCAAGGGCAGCAAACTCAAGGCGCTGGAAAAGATCCCGGCCGAGGTCGAGGCCAAGCTCGATGCCAATATGAAGTTGATGGATGAACTGGAGTTGTCGGCGACGCCGGCGATTTTCTATCTGGATGATAAAGGCGGGTTGCAGCAACAACAGGGGGCGCCTTCGCCGGAGAAGTTAGTGAAGATTCTCGGGCCAAAATAA
- the dsbD gene encoding protein-disulfide reductase DsbD, which translates to MRHLFTFLLVLFAGFAQAAPGNPFETKPDFLPVGKAFTFTSERLESGETQLYWQIADGYYLYQQRMKFDGLAEQPVLPQGEAHSDEFFGEQQVYRQGLEVKIPAGATGKVKLGWQGCADAGLCYPPQSITVDLGGNPAVAATAQAQDQSLASGLQQRSLGWSLLIFFGLGLLLAFAPCSLPMLPILAGLVVGSGASPRRGFALAGSYVVCMALVYAGLGVMAALLGANLAALLQTPWILGSFAALFVLLALPMFGFFELQLPAFLRDRLDNVSRQQSGGSLVGAGVLGALSGLLVGPCMTAPLAGALLYIAQSGNALHGGLILFAMGIGIGIPLLLLVTVGNRFLPKPGTWMNVLKGIFGFLFLGTAVLMIRPVVGDSLWIGLWGALALVMAYCGWTLAREFGLAAKVFGAGSLVLGLWGAILVVGAAGGSDELWQPLKVYSGSKVAGAPSAHDAFTTINDPAVLQSQLDSAKAQGQWVLLDYYADWCVSCKIMEKQVFGKPEVMDALKDVRLLRLDVTADNAASRELLGRYKVPGPPSFVWIGPDGDERRAQRITGEVDAAAFLQRWTQTRDAR; encoded by the coding sequence ATGCGGCATCTGTTTACCTTTCTGCTGGTGTTGTTCGCGGGATTCGCCCAGGCAGCGCCGGGCAACCCCTTCGAAACCAAACCCGACTTTCTCCCGGTGGGCAAAGCCTTCACCTTTACCTCCGAACGTCTTGAAAGTGGCGAAACCCAACTGTATTGGCAGATAGCCGACGGTTACTACCTGTACCAGCAACGCATGAAGTTCGACGGTTTGGCCGAACAACCCGTGCTGCCCCAGGGTGAAGCCCATAGCGATGAGTTCTTCGGCGAACAGCAAGTGTATCGCCAGGGCCTGGAAGTGAAGATCCCGGCCGGCGCCACCGGCAAGGTCAAGCTGGGCTGGCAGGGCTGTGCCGATGCAGGCCTGTGTTATCCACCGCAGTCGATCACCGTGGACCTGGGCGGCAACCCGGCCGTAGCCGCTACCGCGCAGGCCCAGGACCAAAGCCTGGCCAGCGGCCTGCAACAACGCAGCCTGGGCTGGAGCCTGCTGATATTCTTTGGCCTGGGCCTGTTGTTGGCGTTTGCGCCCTGCTCGCTGCCGATGCTGCCGATTCTCGCCGGCCTGGTGGTGGGCAGTGGCGCCAGCCCGCGCCGTGGTTTTGCCCTGGCCGGTAGCTACGTGGTGTGCATGGCACTGGTGTATGCGGGCCTGGGTGTGATGGCCGCGCTGCTTGGCGCCAACCTCGCCGCGCTGCTGCAAACCCCGTGGATCCTCGGCAGTTTTGCCGCGCTGTTCGTGCTGCTGGCCCTGCCGATGTTCGGCTTCTTTGAATTGCAGTTGCCCGCCTTCCTGCGCGACCGTCTCGATAACGTCAGCCGCCAGCAAAGCGGTGGCAGCCTGGTGGGTGCTGGTGTGCTCGGCGCGCTGTCCGGCCTGCTGGTGGGCCCGTGCATGACCGCGCCCCTGGCCGGCGCCCTGCTGTATATCGCCCAGAGCGGCAATGCGCTGCACGGTGGCCTGATCCTGTTCGCCATGGGCATCGGTATCGGCATTCCGCTGTTGCTGCTGGTGACCGTGGGCAATCGCTTCCTGCCCAAGCCGGGCACCTGGATGAACGTGCTCAAGGGTATCTTCGGCTTCCTGTTCCTGGGCACCGCCGTGCTGATGATTCGCCCAGTGGTCGGCGACAGCCTGTGGATCGGCCTGTGGGGTGCGTTGGCGCTGGTGATGGCGTACTGCGGCTGGACACTGGCCCGTGAGTTCGGCCTGGCCGCCAAGGTGTTCGGCGCAGGTTCCCTGGTGCTGGGCCTGTGGGGCGCGATACTGGTGGTGGGCGCAGCCGGTGGCAGCGATGAGCTGTGGCAACCGTTGAAGGTTTACAGCGGCTCAAAGGTCGCCGGTGCACCGAGCGCTCACGATGCCTTCACCACCATCAATGACCCGGCCGTGCTGCAAAGCCAGCTCGACAGCGCCAAGGCCCAGGGCCAATGGGTGCTGCTGGACTATTACGCTGACTGGTGCGTGTCGTGCAAGATCATGGAAAAACAGGTGTTCGGCAAACCCGAGGTGATGGACGCGCTCAAAGACGTGCGCCTGCTACGCCTGGACGTCACCGCCGACAACGCTGCCAGCCGCGAACTGCTGGGCCGCTACAAGGTGCCGGGGCCACCGAGCTTCGTGTGGATCGGCCCGGACGGTGATGAACGTCGCGCCCAACGCATCACCGGCGAAGTGGATGCCGCCGCCTTCCTGCAACGCTGGACGCAAACCCGAGACGCGCGCTGA
- a CDS encoding ATP-binding protein has product MSLRLRLTFKLGAAFVLIWVLAAAWMLNDLRNQMMFSLDQRLVASARMVAGLTEQMPGLASVSGGAHLRTEQLNVPGGMACQVSSLRGEILARSHTTPDEGLESRRSGFRDQMIDGVGWRSFTLSRGDLLITTADRQVEREALNLSILLAASVPVGVALLGCLCLLWLGIGQSLVPLNRMRDALMRRSADSLEPLQIHPLPSELKPLLDTQNQLLQRIAKTIERERRLTGDAAHELRSPLTAIKTHLQVARMTEGAARDQSLAHAEEGADRLHRTLEQLLLLARVEGSLSFDDGLQSSAEEVARLAIQDANAGDNSRIDLILAPDLSHVPVEMPVGLAVAALRNLLDNALRHTPADTRVELHVFSTPDNVVFRVRDHGKQISSEDLQYLTQRFWRNGNSEGCGLGLAIVQAIVQRCACSLAFDSQPDGLRVELGMPLRR; this is encoded by the coding sequence ATGAGCTTGCGCCTGCGCCTGACGTTCAAGCTGGGCGCCGCTTTTGTGCTGATCTGGGTGCTGGCGGCCGCCTGGATGCTCAATGACTTGCGCAACCAGATGATGTTTTCCCTCGACCAGCGCCTGGTGGCCTCGGCGCGCATGGTAGCCGGGCTTACCGAGCAGATGCCGGGTCTGGCCAGCGTCAGCGGTGGTGCACATTTGCGCACCGAGCAATTGAATGTGCCGGGGGGCATGGCCTGCCAGGTCAGTTCCTTGCGCGGCGAGATCCTGGCACGCAGCCACACGACCCCGGATGAAGGTCTGGAGTCGCGCAGGAGTGGCTTTCGTGACCAGATGATCGATGGTGTGGGTTGGCGCAGTTTCACCCTGTCCCGGGGTGACCTGCTGATCACCACCGCAGACCGCCAGGTGGAGCGTGAGGCACTCAACCTGTCGATCCTGCTGGCGGCATCGGTACCGGTCGGCGTGGCATTGCTCGGTTGCCTGTGCCTGTTGTGGCTGGGCATCGGCCAGAGCCTGGTGCCGCTCAATCGTATGCGCGACGCCTTGATGCGCCGCAGCGCCGACTCTCTCGAACCCTTGCAGATTCACCCGTTGCCCAGCGAGCTCAAGCCGTTGCTCGACACCCAGAACCAACTGTTGCAGCGCATCGCCAAGACCATTGAGCGCGAGCGCCGCCTGACCGGTGACGCGGCCCATGAACTGCGCAGCCCGTTGACGGCAATCAAGACCCACCTGCAAGTGGCGCGCATGACCGAAGGCGCGGCGCGCGACCAGTCGCTGGCGCACGCCGAGGAGGGCGCCGACCGCTTGCATCGCACGCTGGAGCAGTTGTTGCTGTTGGCGCGGGTGGAGGGCAGCTTGTCGTTTGACGATGGCTTGCAGTCCAGTGCCGAAGAAGTCGCCAGGTTGGCGATCCAGGACGCCAATGCCGGTGACAATTCCCGTATCGATCTTATTCTTGCGCCGGACCTCTCCCACGTTCCGGTAGAAATGCCCGTAGGCCTCGCCGTCGCGGCCTTGCGTAACCTGCTGGACAACGCCTTGCGCCATACCCCCGCCGATACCCGCGTGGAACTGCACGTGTTTTCTACCCCGGATAACGTGGTGTTCCGCGTGCGTGACCATGGCAAGCAGATCTCCAGCGAAGACCTGCAATACCTTACCCAGCGCTTCTGGCGTAATGGCAACAGCGAAGGCTGCGGCCTGGGCCTGGCGATCGTGCAGGCGATTGTGCAGCGCTGCGCCTGCTCGCTTGCGTTCGACAGCCAGCCGGACGGCTTGCGGGTTGAGCTGGGTATGCCGCTGCGCCGCTGA
- a CDS encoding response regulator, translated as MHVLVCEDDELIASGIVAGLGAQGFTVERVATAAAARAMLKAAAFDIMVLDLGLPDEDGLKLLQQQRSQGLEIPVLILTARDSVTNRVDGLQAGADDYLLKPFDLRELAARLQTLLRRVAGRSVNLIEHGRLAYDPSSRETFLDGQPVDLSRREQALLQALLHNKGRVLSSEQLKDSIYGFSDELESNALNVHIHHLRRKLGNGIVETVRGLGYRLGPADAGENTQ; from the coding sequence ATGCACGTACTGGTCTGTGAAGACGACGAACTGATCGCCAGCGGTATCGTGGCCGGCCTCGGTGCCCAGGGCTTTACGGTCGAGCGCGTGGCCACGGCCGCAGCCGCCAGGGCGATGCTCAAGGCCGCAGCGTTCGACATCATGGTGCTCGACCTCGGCCTGCCTGACGAAGATGGCCTCAAGCTGCTGCAACAACAGCGCAGCCAGGGCCTGGAAATTCCCGTGCTGATCCTCACCGCGCGGGACTCGGTGACCAACCGCGTCGACGGCCTGCAAGCGGGCGCCGATGACTACCTGCTCAAGCCCTTCGACCTGCGCGAACTCGCCGCCCGCCTGCAAACCCTGTTGCGCCGGGTGGCGGGGCGCAGTGTCAATCTCATCGAGCACGGCCGCCTGGCCTACGACCCCAGCAGCCGCGAGACCTTCCTGGATGGCCAGCCGGTGGACCTGTCCCGTCGCGAACAGGCGCTGTTGCAGGCGCTGCTGCACAACAAGGGCCGTGTGTTGTCCAGCGAGCAGCTCAAGGACAGCATCTACGGATTCAGCGATGAGCTGGAAAGCAACGCGCTCAACGTGCATATCCATCACCTGCGGCGCAAGTTGGGCAATGGCATCGTCGAGACCGTCAGGGGCTTGGGCTATCGCCTGGGGCCGGCTGATGCAGGAGAGAACACTCAGTGA
- a CDS encoding TlpA disulfide reductase family protein — protein sequence MLTLTIGTFAIALNHILLISALILATLVGWRVAKRGGENPESVLFSLFLLGMLAARVSFVLMYWSYYSNDWVEMVDLRDGGFLAWPGIIVLILGALAYGWRRPALRKPLSAGVITGLLFWGMASLSLSLYEKGTRLPDITLRNANGEVVQLADYQGGPLVINLWATWCPPCRREMPVLENAQRMRPDVTFLFVNQAESMQSVSTYLATQGLNLDNMLFDASGRLGQAVGSMALPTTLFYQADGRLINSHLGELSEASLARAMEPFDDTTTRKPTCLASATC from the coding sequence ATGTTGACCCTGACCATCGGCACATTCGCCATCGCCCTGAATCACATCCTGCTGATCAGCGCGCTGATTCTCGCCACCCTGGTGGGCTGGCGCGTGGCCAAGCGTGGCGGTGAGAACCCCGAATCGGTGCTGTTCAGCCTGTTCCTGCTGGGCATGTTGGCCGCCCGCGTCAGCTTCGTGCTGATGTACTGGAGTTATTACAGCAACGACTGGGTGGAGATGGTCGACTTGCGTGACGGTGGTTTCCTCGCCTGGCCCGGGATTATTGTGCTGATCCTCGGCGCGCTGGCGTATGGCTGGCGTCGCCCGGCCCTGCGCAAGCCGCTCAGCGCCGGGGTGATCACCGGTCTGTTGTTCTGGGGCATGGCCAGCCTTTCCCTCAGCCTGTATGAAAAAGGCACGCGCCTGCCGGACATCACCCTGCGCAACGCCAATGGCGAGGTGGTGCAACTGGCGGATTACCAGGGTGGCCCGCTGGTGATCAACCTGTGGGCCACCTGGTGCCCGCCGTGCCGGCGCGAAATGCCCGTGCTGGAAAACGCCCAGCGTATGCGCCCCGACGTGACCTTTCTGTTCGTCAACCAGGCCGAGAGCATGCAAAGCGTCAGCACCTACCTGGCCACCCAGGGCCTGAACCTGGACAACATGCTGTTCGACGCCAGCGGCCGCCTCGGCCAAGCCGTGGGCTCCATGGCCCTGCCGACCACGCTGTTCTACCAAGCCGATGGGCGCCTGATCAACAGCCACCTGGGCGAACTCTCCGAAGCCAGCCTGGCCCGCGCCATGGAACCCTTCGATGACACCACGACAAGGAAACCGACATGCCTCGCCTCCGCCACCTGCTGA